A section of the Gloeobacter violaceus PCC 7421 genome encodes:
- a CDS encoding class I SAM-dependent methyltransferase — protein MQELSEAEYFLKKFHSLYPGATSSSFAHGQTLCGISSYERLLKVIPESEQPITVLDLACGDGFLLQRLAERQQARLCLVGVDLSPEELDAAQARLVSAAVVLYCARAQALPLSDASVDFVLCHLALMLMDGVREVVASVHRVLKPGGVFSAVVVGEFQRGDAYEAFVQLLKNYLSEVNTRGPRLGDPLTFSEQGLRSLFSAGTGFVEPIWIEDFVIRLDAPRNKVWEMLSLMYDVVLLSDEAKVRLEAEFISAMGMLERADGSVPCSMGLRQITCTRL, from the coding sequence ATGCAAGAACTTTCGGAAGCCGAATATTTCCTCAAGAAATTTCACAGCCTTTACCCTGGTGCGACTTCATCATCTTTTGCTCATGGCCAAACTCTGTGTGGAATCTCTTCATATGAGCGGCTACTTAAAGTTATTCCAGAAAGTGAGCAGCCGATCACGGTGTTAGACCTTGCCTGTGGAGATGGTTTTTTGCTCCAAAGATTGGCCGAGCGTCAACAGGCACGTCTCTGCCTGGTCGGCGTCGATTTGAGCCCGGAGGAATTGGACGCTGCCCAAGCACGCTTAGTTTCCGCTGCCGTGGTTCTGTACTGCGCCCGAGCGCAGGCGCTTCCTCTGTCGGATGCGTCGGTGGACTTTGTGCTTTGCCACTTGGCCTTGATGCTGATGGATGGCGTCCGTGAAGTCGTTGCCTCAGTGCACCGTGTTCTCAAGCCCGGAGGGGTGTTCTCTGCAGTCGTCGTGGGTGAGTTTCAACGAGGCGACGCCTACGAGGCGTTCGTGCAACTGCTGAAAAATTACCTCTCAGAGGTGAATACCCGCGGACCGCGCCTTGGAGATCCGCTTACTTTCTCCGAGCAGGGACTGCGGAGCTTGTTCTCGGCAGGCACGGGATTCGTTGAGCCGATTTGGATAGAGGACTTTGTGATTCGGCTGGATGCCCCCAGAAACAAAGTCTGGGAAATGCTCTCGCTGATGTACGACGTTGTGCTGCTTTCAGACGAAGCAAAGGTGCGACTAGAAGCTGAATTCATCTCTGCCATGGGGATGCTGGAAAGGGCCGACGGCTCAGTGCCCTGCTCGATGGGCCTGCGTCAGATTACCTGCACCAGGCTCTAA
- a CDS encoding glycoside hydrolase family 10 protein → MLALVLWLASAPLILAAQAYPIVVVQPPEAGAWDTLRGRIERLNLRYRPLALADLSLERLAEAKVLFLPNLTKLTLEQANAIQQWVDRGGKLIVSGPFGTESPPEVREALTNLVGAYWIEPLNIVSRAEVQLVQPWTKLGNTASAVRGGSLVRPVGSTANIAATWIGGLGNPAVLVNEDVTYLGWQWGTTSPTFDRDWLAAAIERFLPGAVGNQFKVAPVEATAMFKELEGVLGRVESALLTSDARSTAPEQFPPAYRDAIARAQRTLKELPAMLKDGLDTQARAAWEDAIEDLWAHYPTSQLAALPEVRAIWLDRGTIVKAGSEEGLTRIFDRLAQSGINTVFFETVNAGYTIYPSAVAPAQNPLIRGWDPLAAAVRLAHERKMELHAWTWAFAAGNTRHNALIGKSQDFPGPVLAAHPGWAQSGRKGNLRPAGQPEYWMDPANPEVRAYLQSLYEEILTNYDVDGLQFDYIRYPLQKNAGQYFGYSPAARRSFAQLTGVDPIDIAPEESSLWALWTRFKAEQVSSFVAESAEKLRRIKPRLIVSAAVFPNPPGERLRLLQQDWEAWAIQGNIDLLVPMTYALNTRRLQQLVEPTLPGVKEAPVLILPSLNLMSLPQVQLRDQLQAVRDLPSGGYSLFAAAHLADNHQQMLAQASSASNLLPYRDPLSTALERFTALKREWDFLLDRKQIWVAEYSLSEWRAQIKRTQAALETLSKQPSAGWLRTAREQLLAIRQGLGTWLGQEKILRPYRLQTWENRIDSLDTLLRYAEGRLDRQVRAARTGR, encoded by the coding sequence GTGCTCGCCCTTGTGCTGTGGTTGGCGTCGGCGCCGCTGATCCTGGCCGCCCAGGCCTATCCGATTGTGGTAGTCCAGCCCCCTGAGGCAGGAGCCTGGGATACGCTGCGGGGGCGTATCGAGCGGTTGAATCTGCGCTATCGGCCCCTGGCCCTCGCCGATTTGAGCCTGGAGCGGCTCGCCGAGGCCAAGGTGCTGTTTTTGCCGAATCTGACCAAGCTCACCCTCGAGCAGGCAAACGCCATCCAGCAGTGGGTGGACCGGGGCGGCAAGCTCATCGTCAGCGGACCTTTCGGCACCGAATCGCCCCCTGAGGTGCGCGAAGCGCTCACCAACCTGGTGGGTGCCTACTGGATCGAACCGCTCAATATCGTCTCGCGCGCCGAGGTGCAGCTGGTCCAGCCCTGGACGAAGCTCGGCAACACCGCCAGCGCTGTGCGCGGCGGCAGCCTGGTGCGGCCCGTGGGCAGCACCGCCAACATCGCGGCTACCTGGATCGGTGGCCTGGGCAATCCGGCGGTGCTCGTCAACGAGGATGTGACCTACCTGGGCTGGCAGTGGGGGACGACTTCACCGACTTTTGACCGCGACTGGCTGGCGGCGGCGATCGAGCGCTTCTTGCCGGGGGCGGTGGGCAACCAGTTCAAAGTCGCGCCGGTCGAAGCGACCGCCATGTTCAAAGAACTGGAGGGGGTGCTGGGGCGCGTCGAGAGCGCTCTGCTCACCAGCGACGCGCGCTCGACAGCCCCCGAGCAGTTCCCGCCTGCCTACCGCGACGCCATCGCCCGCGCCCAGCGCACGCTCAAAGAATTGCCCGCCATGCTCAAAGACGGCCTCGACACCCAGGCGCGCGCCGCCTGGGAGGATGCCATCGAAGATCTGTGGGCGCACTATCCGACTTCGCAACTGGCGGCCCTGCCGGAGGTGCGCGCCATCTGGCTCGACCGGGGCACGATCGTCAAAGCCGGTTCTGAAGAGGGACTGACCCGCATCTTCGACCGCCTGGCCCAGTCGGGGATCAACACGGTCTTCTTTGAAACCGTCAACGCGGGCTACACGATTTACCCGAGTGCCGTCGCTCCTGCCCAAAATCCGCTCATTCGGGGCTGGGATCCGCTCGCGGCGGCGGTGCGCCTGGCCCACGAGCGCAAGATGGAACTGCACGCCTGGACGTGGGCGTTCGCGGCGGGCAACACGCGCCACAACGCGCTTATCGGCAAATCCCAGGACTTTCCCGGACCGGTCCTCGCCGCCCACCCCGGTTGGGCACAAAGCGGCCGCAAGGGCAATCTGCGCCCGGCGGGCCAACCCGAGTACTGGATGGACCCAGCCAATCCGGAAGTGCGCGCCTACTTGCAGAGTCTCTACGAGGAGATCCTCACCAACTACGATGTCGACGGGTTGCAGTTCGATTACATCCGCTATCCGCTCCAAAAGAACGCCGGTCAGTACTTCGGCTACTCCCCGGCGGCGCGCCGGAGCTTTGCCCAATTGACCGGCGTCGACCCGATCGACATCGCTCCTGAAGAAAGCTCGCTCTGGGCGCTGTGGACCCGCTTCAAAGCCGAGCAAGTGAGCAGCTTCGTCGCCGAATCCGCCGAGAAGCTGCGTCGCATCAAGCCGCGGCTCATCGTTTCGGCGGCGGTCTTTCCCAACCCTCCCGGCGAGCGGCTACGCCTGTTGCAGCAGGACTGGGAAGCGTGGGCGATCCAGGGCAACATCGACCTGCTGGTGCCGATGACCTACGCCCTCAATACCCGCCGCCTGCAGCAGCTGGTGGAGCCCACCCTCCCCGGCGTCAAAGAAGCGCCCGTGCTGATTTTGCCCAGCCTCAACCTGATGTCGCTGCCGCAGGTCCAACTGCGCGATCAGCTCCAGGCGGTGCGCGATTTGCCCTCCGGCGGTTACTCGCTTTTTGCCGCCGCCCACCTGGCGGATAACCACCAGCAGATGCTTGCCCAGGCTTCTTCCGCCTCCAATCTTCTGCCCTATCGCGACCCGCTTTCGACCGCCCTAGAGCGATTCACGGCCCTCAAGCGCGAGTGGGATTTTTTGCTGGATCGTAAACAGATCTGGGTGGCTGAGTACAGCCTCAGCGAATGGCGCGCCCAGATTAAGCGCACCCAGGCCGCCCTCGAAACGTTGAGCAAGCAGCCGTCGGCCGGCTGGCTGCGCACCGCCCGCGAGCAGCTTCTGGCCATCCGCCAGGGTCTGGGCACCTGGCTGGGGCAAGAAAAAATCCTCAGACCCTATCGCCTGCAGACCTGGGAGAACCGGATCGATTCGCTCGACACGCTTTTGCGCTATGCCGAGGGCCGCCTCGACCGCCAGGTGCGCGCCGCCAGAACCGGCCGATAG